The region GAAGATTGAAAACGATAATTTTTGATATGGATGGCACTTTGATAGATAGTTCAAAGGCTATTTGTGTGACGGTAAATGAAGTGCGTAGAGAACTTGGATTTAAGAGTGATCTAAGTGAGGAATTTATAGTAAGAGCCATAAACGAAGTAGGACGAGATCTCGGCAAGGAATTTTATGGATTAAACGTCATAAATTCAAAGCTTAGAGACGGCTTTGAGGTCAAATTTAAGATAAATTACGATAAGTATGCAAGAGCTTATCAAGGAGTGGACGAACTGCTTAAAAAATGTGTAGAGGCAAACTATTTCGTAGCACTTGCCAGTAATGCACCCAATGAAACATTAAAAGATATTTTAATAAAAAGTAATATTTATAAATATTTTAATCATATCATAGGGGCTAGTAAGGATGTGCCTCAAAAGCCTGATCCGACTATGATAAATTTGCTTAAGGATATGGGTGGATTTAGTAAGGTTTTGTTTGTGGGGGATAGTTATAAAGATGAGCTTGCAGCTATCAATGCTAAAGTGGATTATATAAACGTATGCTGGGGGTTTGGAGCTAAGAGTAAGGACGCTATAAATATATACGATACTCAAAAATCATGGCAATATATCGAGTCTTTGTAGTAACTACATAAAATAATACATATAAAAATACTAATTATTTTACATATAAACTTGGCTTAAAATATAATAAAATTAACCAAAGTTTAAATATCTTGATTAGTAAAAATTAAAAAATTTAATCCAAATTTCTTAGTTAAAATCC is a window of Campylobacter sp. CCUG 57310 DNA encoding:
- a CDS encoding HAD family hydrolase, producing MKTIIFDMDGTLIDSSKAICVTVNEVRRELGFKSDLSEEFIVRAINEVGRDLGKEFYGLNVINSKLRDGFEVKFKINYDKYARAYQGVDELLKKCVEANYFVALASNAPNETLKDILIKSNIYKYFNHIIGASKDVPQKPDPTMINLLKDMGGFSKVLFVGDSYKDELAAINAKVDYINVCWGFGAKSKDAINIYDTQKSWQYIESL